A part of Pararhizobium sp. A13 genomic DNA contains:
- a CDS encoding dihydrodipicolinate synthase family protein, with protein MSATLSLPRADGSLESYRPVGTPIARPAAVPTFNRIAYAAAHVVSDPLADLQPWNRPAIDWDATMAFRHHLWALGFKIAEAMDTSQRGMGLDWAGAQELIRRSLAEARSVPGADLACGAGTDHLSPADARSLDDVIRAYETQISFVEREGGRSIMMASRALAHVARSPDDYRKVYGNILRQTKDKVVLHWLGDMFDPQLKGYWGSENFNAALDTVLSIIEENRTKVEGIKISLLDNAYEVALRNRLPDGVLCFTGDDFNYAELIEGDGRKFSHALLGIFDAVAPSASKALASLAAGDLATFRSVIEPTVPLSRKIFEAPTQYYKAGVVFLAWLNGHQKHFTMPAGMQSARGVLHYVDIFRLADNANVLDKPDLAMERMKAFLVTQGF; from the coding sequence ATGTCCGCCACCCTGTCGCTGCCGCGCGCCGATGGCTCGCTTGAGTCTTACCGCCCTGTCGGAACCCCGATCGCGCGGCCCGCAGCAGTCCCGACCTTCAATCGTATCGCCTATGCCGCCGCCCATGTCGTGTCCGATCCGCTGGCCGATCTGCAGCCCTGGAACCGCCCCGCCATCGATTGGGACGCAACCATGGCGTTCCGGCATCATCTTTGGGCGCTGGGCTTCAAGATCGCCGAGGCGATGGATACATCACAACGCGGCATGGGCCTTGACTGGGCCGGCGCGCAGGAACTGATCCGCCGCTCGCTGGCCGAGGCACGCAGCGTCCCGGGCGCCGATCTCGCCTGCGGCGCCGGCACCGACCATCTCTCGCCGGCCGACGCGCGCTCGTTGGACGATGTCATCCGCGCCTATGAAACACAGATAAGCTTCGTCGAACGGGAAGGCGGCCGGTCGATCATGATGGCAAGCCGGGCGCTGGCCCATGTTGCCAGATCGCCGGATGATTATCGCAAGGTCTACGGCAACATTCTTCGCCAGACGAAGGACAAGGTCGTGCTGCATTGGCTCGGGGACATGTTCGATCCGCAGCTGAAAGGCTATTGGGGTTCGGAAAATTTCAATGCCGCCCTTGATACCGTCCTATCGATCATCGAGGAGAACAGGACCAAGGTCGAAGGCATCAAGATATCGCTGCTCGACAATGCCTATGAGGTCGCGCTGCGCAACCGGCTGCCGGACGGCGTGCTCTGCTTCACCGGCGACGATTTCAACTACGCCGAACTGATCGAAGGCGATGGCCGCAAATTCAGCCACGCCCTGCTCGGCATTTTCGATGCCGTCGCACCCTCGGCATCGAAGGCGTTGGCTTCGCTGGCAGCAGGCGACCTTGCCACGTTCCGCAGCGTCATCGAGCCGACCGTGCCGCTCTCGCGCAAGATCTTCGAGGCGCCGACGCAGTATTACAAGGCCGGCGTCGTCTTCCTCGCCTGGCTGAACGGCCACCAGAAGCATTTCACCATGCCGGCCGGCATGCAATCGGCCCGCGGCGTGCTGCACTATGTCGACATCTTCCGTCTTGCCGACAACGCCAATGTGCTCGACAAGCCGGATCTGGCCATGGAGAGAATGAAGGCCTTTCTCGTCACTCAAGGGTTCTGA
- a CDS encoding FkbM family methyltransferase — MAAMKPWKRRLRKWRNRVARRILSTRPGREMLVSSVSPNILAMTADCGDHLMTFSPHDYIGRKIYRKGHFERENVDRLLAILRKRDLLRQDTVLLELGGNIGTQTIYFALSRAFRHILTVEPDPRNFKLLRTNIDQNGFGERITAINSAAGESEGALDFFLHRDNHGKSSALRQSDQDTAITVPVKPVIAILAEAAVAPEEIGLIWMDIEGYEPVAARSMQPLLERRVPFYMEFSPVFYGADGSKAFIDHLAQFYENCIIFFEDRQVEMKVTAMPVEQEQFDVLLLP; from the coding sequence ATGGCTGCGATGAAACCCTGGAAGCGGCGACTGCGCAAATGGCGCAACCGCGTCGCAAGACGCATCTTAAGCACCCGCCCCGGTCGCGAGATGCTCGTCAGTTCTGTCAGCCCGAACATACTGGCGATGACTGCCGATTGTGGCGACCATCTGATGACCTTCTCGCCGCACGACTACATCGGCCGGAAAATCTATCGCAAGGGCCATTTCGAGCGCGAGAACGTCGATCGCCTGCTGGCGATCCTGCGCAAGCGCGACCTGTTGAGGCAGGATACAGTTCTGCTGGAGCTCGGCGGCAACATCGGCACCCAAACCATCTATTTTGCCCTCAGCCGGGCGTTCAGGCACATCCTGACCGTCGAGCCCGATCCACGCAATTTCAAACTGTTGCGGACAAACATCGACCAGAACGGCTTTGGTGAGCGCATCACCGCGATCAACAGCGCCGCCGGCGAAAGCGAAGGAGCGCTCGATTTCTTCCTGCACCGCGACAATCACGGCAAGAGCAGCGCCCTGCGCCAGAGCGACCAGGACACCGCGATCACCGTTCCGGTAAAACCCGTCATCGCCATCCTCGCGGAAGCGGCCGTTGCGCCGGAGGAGATCGGGCTGATCTGGATGGATATCGAGGGATACGAGCCGGTCGCGGCCCGCTCGATGCAGCCGCTGCTTGAGCGCCGTGTGCCGTTCTATATGGAGTTTTCGCCAGTCTTCTATGGAGCTGACGGATCAAAGGCCTTCATCGATCATCTCGCGCAATTCTACGAGAACTGCATCATCTTCTTCGAGGACCGGCAGGTGGAGATGAAGGTGACGGCAATGCCGGTCGAACAGGAACAGTTCGACGTCCTGCTCCTGCCTTGA
- a CDS encoding class I SAM-dependent methyltransferase: MSRLDSFISRMQSQRAVLNHIKDNSMVAPDGVILEIGLGNGRTYDHIRELFPNNRIIAFDRAVGSHPDSTPPEADLILGDIRETIEQFAGKEIAFAHADIGTAYPEKDAHTLTWLPQSVAAALVSGGIAASGLPLDHAALEPLPLPAGAEPGRTYFYRKS; encoded by the coding sequence ATGAGCCGCCTCGATAGTTTTATCTCGCGCATGCAGTCGCAGCGCGCTGTTCTCAACCATATCAAGGACAACTCGATGGTTGCGCCCGATGGCGTGATCCTGGAAATCGGGCTCGGAAACGGACGGACCTATGATCACATCCGCGAGCTGTTTCCAAACAACCGCATCATCGCTTTCGATCGTGCCGTCGGCTCTCATCCCGATTCGACGCCGCCGGAGGCAGATCTCATCCTCGGCGATATCCGGGAGACGATCGAGCAGTTTGCCGGAAAGGAAATTGCCTTTGCGCATGCCGATATCGGTACGGCCTATCCGGAAAAGGATGCCCATACGCTGACCTGGCTGCCGCAATCGGTCGCCGCAGCGCTTGTCTCCGGCGGCATCGCTGCAAGCGGCCTGCCGCTCGACCATGCCGCGCTTGAGCCGCTGCCGCTTCCTGCCGGCGCCGAGCCGGGACGGACCTATTTCTACCGGAAGAGCTGA
- a CDS encoding DUF3095 domain-containing protein, with translation MSQLSSETFFSTLPVFVEFEGVADASNYRALPADWALATADIVDSTGAIEAGRYKAVNMAGASVISAILNALGKHDLPFVFGGDGALVAVPPSGVEKARAALSAVQKWVTEELQLTLRAALVPVGDVNTAGLEVRVARFQVNPNISYAMFAGGGSSWAEARMKEGLFAVPPAPEGARPDLTGLSCRWNPIQSRHGDIVSIIAVPTGSGNNEAFQALISDVVALAAAEERDGHPVAAEGPQIGLSVAGLSAETKTAPKGKRLQHRLFILGQYLLLVCLYRLGLTLGNFDPRRYRREVARNSDFRKFDDGLKMTIDVDPERLRLIEARLEEAAKAGVCRYGLHRQDSALMTCIVPTPLSHDHMHFIDGAAGGYAVAASRLKKQGSAAPPVAVTP, from the coding sequence ATGAGCCAGCTTTCCAGCGAAACATTCTTCAGTACGCTTCCGGTCTTCGTCGAGTTCGAAGGCGTTGCCGACGCCAGCAACTACCGGGCGCTGCCTGCCGACTGGGCGCTGGCAACCGCCGACATCGTCGATTCGACCGGCGCGATCGAGGCGGGGCGCTACAAGGCCGTCAACATGGCGGGCGCCAGCGTCATCTCGGCGATCTTGAATGCGCTCGGCAAACATGACCTTCCCTTCGTCTTCGGCGGCGACGGCGCGCTGGTCGCGGTTCCCCCCTCGGGGGTGGAAAAAGCGCGCGCTGCCCTCTCGGCCGTGCAAAAATGGGTCACGGAAGAACTGCAGTTGACGCTTCGTGCTGCCCTCGTTCCCGTCGGCGATGTCAATACTGCGGGTCTCGAAGTGCGCGTCGCGCGCTTTCAGGTCAACCCGAACATCTCCTATGCAATGTTCGCCGGCGGCGGCTCGAGCTGGGCGGAAGCCCGCATGAAGGAGGGCCTGTTTGCCGTGCCGCCGGCACCAGAAGGCGCGCGGCCAGACCTGACCGGCCTCTCCTGCCGCTGGAACCCCATCCAGTCGCGCCATGGCGACATCGTCTCGATCATCGCGGTGCCGACCGGCTCCGGCAACAATGAAGCGTTTCAAGCTCTGATTTCCGATGTTGTCGCGCTCGCCGCGGCCGAAGAGCGGGACGGACATCCGGTTGCCGCGGAAGGTCCGCAGATTGGTTTGTCCGTAGCGGGGTTGTCGGCGGAGACAAAAACCGCCCCGAAGGGCAAACGGCTCCAGCACCGGCTTTTTATTCTCGGGCAATATCTGCTCCTCGTTTGCCTCTACCGTCTCGGCCTGACGCTCGGCAATTTCGACCCGCGCAGATATCGGCGGGAGGTCGCCCGCAATTCGGATTTTCGCAAGTTCGACGATGGCCTGAAAATGACGATCGACGTCGATCCGGAACGGCTACGCCTTATCGAGGCGCGGCTGGAGGAAGCGGCCAAGGCCGGCGTCTGCCGCTACGGCCTGCACCGGCAGGATTCGGCGCTGATGACCTGCATCGTGCCGACGCCGCTCAGCCACGACCACATGCATTTCATCGACGGTGCGGCGGGCGGTTATGCGGTCGCGGCCAGCCGTCTGAAGAAACAGGGATCCGCAGCACCTCCCGTCGCAGTTACGCCTTGA
- a CDS encoding nucleotide sugar dehydrogenase produces the protein MTVLSSSSETLLSKIADRTAHAGVIGLGYVGLPLAITVARSGFAVTGFDIDPEKIVAIDAGRSYIEAVPDAVLSTETAEGRFRATTDFGRLADCDIIIICVPTPLTKYRDPDLSFITQTCDRIAETLKPGQLIVLESTTYPGTTDEVVRPILEKTGLKSAQDFFLGFSPEREDPGNRDFHTSSIPKVVAGDGAEAAKLMEAFYGAAVQTVVPVSSTATAEAVKLTENIFRAVNIALVNELKVVYEAMGIDIWEVVDAAKTKPFGYMPFYPGPGLGGHCIPIDPFYLTWKSREYELPTRFIELAGEINSAMPRHVVGRLAEALDIHLGKALSRSRVLLIGLAYKKNVPDIRESPSLKLIELIEERGGSAAYHDPHVAEIPRTREYMALKGRQSVPLTEQSVKAFDAVLIATDHDAVDYAGLARWAPLIVDTRNAFARRGIEGQTILKA, from the coding sequence TTGACCGTCCTTTCCTCCTCAAGCGAAACCCTTCTGTCGAAGATCGCGGACCGTACCGCCCATGCCGGCGTGATCGGCCTCGGCTATGTCGGCCTGCCGCTGGCAATCACCGTCGCGCGCAGTGGATTTGCCGTCACGGGCTTCGATATCGACCCGGAGAAGATCGTCGCCATCGATGCCGGACGTTCCTATATCGAGGCGGTGCCGGACGCGGTTCTCTCCACGGAGACGGCTGAAGGCCGCTTCCGGGCGACGACAGATTTCGGCCGGCTTGCCGACTGCGACATCATCATCATCTGCGTGCCGACGCCGTTGACGAAATACCGCGATCCCGACCTTTCCTTCATTACCCAGACCTGCGACCGCATTGCCGAAACGCTGAAGCCCGGACAGCTGATCGTGCTGGAATCGACAACCTATCCCGGCACAACGGACGAGGTCGTGCGGCCCATCCTTGAGAAGACCGGATTGAAGTCGGCGCAGGATTTCTTCCTCGGTTTTTCGCCGGAGCGCGAAGACCCCGGCAACCGCGATTTCCACACGTCGAGCATCCCAAAGGTCGTCGCCGGTGATGGCGCCGAGGCGGCGAAATTGATGGAGGCTTTCTATGGCGCTGCCGTCCAGACCGTGGTGCCGGTGTCTTCAACGGCGACGGCCGAGGCCGTGAAACTGACGGAGAACATTTTTCGCGCCGTCAACATCGCGCTCGTCAACGAGTTGAAGGTCGTCTACGAGGCGATGGGCATCGACATCTGGGAGGTGGTCGATGCGGCCAAGACCAAGCCGTTCGGTTACATGCCGTTTTACCCAGGCCCGGGACTTGGAGGCCACTGCATCCCGATCGATCCCTTCTACCTGACCTGGAAGTCGCGCGAATACGAACTGCCGACTCGTTTCATCGAGCTTGCCGGCGAGATCAATTCGGCCATGCCGCGTCATGTCGTGGGGCGGCTCGCAGAAGCGCTCGACATTCATCTCGGCAAGGCGCTCAGCCGTTCGCGTGTTCTGCTGATCGGCCTTGCCTACAAGAAGAACGTGCCGGATATCCGCGAAAGCCCCTCGCTGAAACTGATCGAACTGATCGAGGAACGCGGCGGCAGCGCTGCCTATCACGATCCACATGTGGCCGAGATTCCGCGGACGCGCGAATACATGGCTCTGAAGGGACGGCAATCGGTGCCGCTCACCGAGCAGTCGGTGAAGGCCTTCGATGCGGTGTTGATCGCCACCGATCACGATGCGGTGGACTATGCCGGGCTTGCCCGTTGGGCGCCGCTGATCGTCGACACCCGCAATGCTTTCGCAAGACGGGGCATCGAAGGCCAGACGATCCTCAAGGCGTAA
- a CDS encoding adenylate/guanylate cyclase domain-containing protein → MNIHETNVSIHLLDRVSNWLQQAALNGENLETVVTGFCERLAAAGLPLNRVHLSFSMLHPLYDALGFTWLRGQGVTVEGYRADPNDDKPDRFLLSPYYYLLSNNLDHLRRQIDPTAPSEFPIFDELKEMGVTDYIAFVQSFGETSGQGMIGSWSTDAHGGFSDNIIEALLRIQNSLAVAAKMAVLGKLADNMLTTYLGENAGKRVLSGQTRRGDGETIRAALVMADMRQSTVLAEKEGRQVYIDTLNQFFDAIATPFSRNGGEILSFVGDGFLAVYPCGRHREPSQVAALAAMAAVRQATARMTELNAGRRRQGLADVKYGIGLHVGNVMFGNVGLNDRLTFSAFGAAVNEVERLQGLTKKYSRPIIASQSFATYCGGDWVTLGHEKLRGVGQKVTVLLPGDENMKLDNGVAMQGRSLETRSEAEQVMLLYRNSKKKAQPRDLLWNKLLQ, encoded by the coding sequence ATGAACATCCACGAGACGAATGTTTCCATTCACCTGCTGGACCGCGTATCGAACTGGCTGCAGCAGGCCGCCCTCAACGGTGAAAATCTCGAAACGGTGGTGACAGGCTTCTGCGAAAGGCTGGCAGCGGCCGGCTTGCCGCTCAATCGCGTCCACCTGAGCTTCTCGATGCTGCATCCCCTCTACGATGCGCTGGGGTTCACCTGGCTGCGTGGCCAGGGCGTCACCGTCGAGGGTTATCGCGCCGACCCCAACGACGACAAACCCGATCGTTTTCTCCTGAGCCCCTATTACTACCTGCTCAGCAACAATCTCGACCACCTGCGCCGGCAGATCGATCCGACAGCTCCGTCCGAATTCCCGATCTTCGACGAATTGAAGGAAATGGGCGTCACCGACTACATCGCCTTCGTGCAATCCTTCGGCGAAACCTCCGGCCAGGGTATGATCGGCTCCTGGTCCACCGACGCGCACGGCGGCTTTAGCGACAACATCATAGAGGCTCTGTTGCGCATCCAGAACAGCCTGGCCGTGGCAGCCAAGATGGCTGTTCTCGGTAAACTCGCCGACAATATGCTCACCACCTATCTCGGTGAAAATGCCGGCAAGCGCGTGCTGTCGGGCCAGACCCGCCGCGGCGATGGCGAGACCATCCGCGCTGCGCTCGTCATGGCGGACATGCGTCAATCGACGGTGCTTGCGGAGAAGGAAGGCAGGCAGGTCTATATCGACACGCTCAACCAGTTCTTCGATGCAATCGCCACGCCATTCAGCCGCAACGGCGGTGAAATCCTGAGTTTCGTCGGCGACGGCTTTCTCGCCGTCTATCCCTGTGGCCGTCATCGCGAACCATCCCAAGTCGCCGCCTTGGCAGCGATGGCGGCAGTTCGCCAGGCAACGGCGCGTATGACGGAACTCAATGCCGGCCGGCGCCGGCAAGGCCTTGCCGACGTCAAATACGGCATCGGATTGCATGTCGGCAACGTCATGTTCGGCAATGTCGGCCTCAACGACCGCCTGACCTTTTCCGCCTTCGGGGCCGCGGTCAACGAGGTCGAGCGTCTGCAGGGGCTGACGAAAAAATACTCCAGGCCAATCATCGCCAGCCAGTCCTTCGCCACCTATTGCGGCGGTGATTGGGTGACGCTTGGCCACGAGAAGCTGCGCGGCGTGGGTCAGAAGGTCACGGTGCTTCTGCCCGGAGACGAAAACATGAAGCTGGACAATGGCGTGGCCATGCAGGGCCGCTCGTTGGAGACACGCTCGGAGGCAGAGCAGGTCATGCTGCTTTATCGCAACAGCAAGAAGAAAGCGCAGCCGCGCGACCTCCTCTGGAACAAGCTGTTGCAATAG
- a CDS encoding ABC transporter ATP-binding protein, whose protein sequence is MNSGADLLRIEDLSISFAMLGGQIDAVRKASLRVLPGKVTALVGESGSGKSVISQAVMGILPKTASCSGRILFCDPATGERPTDLLQMPRDGREIRNLRGNRIGKIFQEPMTSLSPLHTIGNQISESLKIHTDKSGRERRERTEEMLGLVGFAKPSRAFDMYPFELSGGMRQRAMIAMALICNPSLLIADEPTTALDVTIQAQILELLRGLQTKLNMAMLLITHDLGVVANVADEVVVIYHGEIMEAGPVETIFRKPSHPYLKGLMAAVPHFDMKPGERLKALREVPVNTSSLLGKQKLVARADPVKPDVLLSVRDISKTFSTRKSSWLTKDAAVAIKAVDGVSFDIMRGECLGLVGESGCGKTTVSKILMRAVTPDAGAVMLNSSDGPIDVLNAEGAGLQALRTKVQMVFQDPVSSLSPRMTVQNILSEPLEIHGRGSGKSRVETVKALLKAIGLNERHLNRYPHSFSGGQRQRIGIARALALGPDLLICDEPVSALDVSVQAQILNLLKDLQKELGLTYLFISHNLAVVDYMADRIAVMCGGRIVEVAPRETLMRAPVHPYTKSLLAAVPFPDLDRPLDFSMLNPSGAADKRSWGKQFSDEGDEDALSTADLGDGHLVLARRNADVRELRP, encoded by the coding sequence ATGAATTCAGGCGCGGACCTGTTGCGGATCGAGGATTTGAGTATCTCGTTCGCGATGCTCGGCGGGCAGATCGACGCCGTGCGCAAGGCGAGCCTGCGCGTGCTGCCGGGCAAGGTAACGGCTCTGGTCGGCGAGTCCGGCTCGGGCAAGTCCGTCATCAGCCAGGCTGTGATGGGCATCCTGCCGAAGACGGCAAGCTGCAGCGGCCGCATCCTCTTTTGCGACCCCGCGACCGGGGAAAGACCGACCGATCTTCTGCAGATGCCGCGTGACGGACGGGAAATCCGCAACCTGCGCGGCAATCGTATCGGCAAGATCTTTCAGGAACCGATGACCTCGCTGTCGCCGCTCCATACGATCGGCAACCAGATCAGCGAATCCCTGAAAATCCACACGGACAAGTCAGGCCGGGAACGGCGCGAGCGCACCGAGGAAATGCTCGGATTGGTCGGCTTTGCCAAACCGTCGCGCGCCTTCGACATGTATCCCTTCGAACTGTCGGGCGGCATGCGTCAGCGCGCGATGATCGCCATGGCGCTGATCTGCAACCCCTCGCTTCTGATCGCCGACGAGCCGACGACTGCACTCGATGTGACCATCCAGGCGCAGATCCTGGAATTACTGCGCGGGCTGCAGACCAAGCTGAACATGGCGATGCTCCTGATCACCCACGATCTCGGTGTCGTTGCCAATGTCGCCGACGAGGTGGTGGTGATCTATCACGGCGAAATCATGGAAGCGGGGCCGGTCGAGACCATCTTCCGCAAGCCCTCGCATCCTTACCTCAAGGGCCTGATGGCCGCCGTGCCGCATTTCGACATGAAGCCGGGGGAACGGCTGAAAGCCCTGCGCGAGGTACCGGTCAATACCAGCAGCCTGCTCGGAAAGCAGAAGCTCGTCGCCCGCGCCGACCCCGTCAAGCCCGACGTTCTGCTGTCGGTACGCGACATCAGCAAGACCTTCAGCACCCGCAAATCGAGCTGGCTGACCAAGGATGCCGCGGTCGCGATCAAGGCAGTCGACGGCGTCAGTTTCGACATCATGCGCGGCGAATGTCTCGGGCTGGTGGGTGAAAGCGGCTGCGGCAAGACGACGGTCAGCAAGATCTTGATGCGCGCCGTAACGCCCGATGCAGGCGCGGTCATGCTCAACAGCAGCGATGGCCCGATCGACGTGCTGAATGCCGAAGGTGCTGGCCTGCAGGCGCTGCGCACCAAGGTGCAGATGGTGTTCCAGGACCCGGTCTCCTCGCTGTCGCCGCGCATGACGGTGCAGAACATCCTGAGCGAGCCGCTCGAAATCCATGGACGCGGCAGCGGCAAGTCGCGCGTAGAGACGGTCAAGGCCTTGCTCAAGGCGATCGGCCTCAACGAGCGTCATCTCAACCGTTATCCGCACAGCTTCTCCGGTGGTCAGCGGCAGCGCATCGGCATCGCCAGGGCGCTGGCGCTCGGGCCGGACCTCTTGATCTGCGACGAGCCCGTCTCGGCGCTCGACGTTTCCGTCCAGGCGCAGATCCTCAACCTTTTGAAGGACCTTCAGAAGGAACTGGGGCTCACCTACCTCTTCATCTCGCACAACCTCGCGGTCGTCGATTACATGGCCGACCGGATCGCCGTGATGTGCGGCGGGCGGATCGTCGAGGTCGCCCCGCGCGAGACGCTGATGCGTGCGCCTGTCCATCCTTATACGAAATCGCTCCTCGCTGCCGTACCCTTCCCCGATCTCGACCGGCCGCTCGATTTTTCGATGCTCAATCCAAGTGGTGCCGCCGACAAGCGCAGCTGGGGCAAACAGTTTTCCGATGAAGGCGATGAGGACGCTTTGTCGACGGCCGATCTCGGCGACGGCCATCTGGTCCTTGCGCGGCGAAACGCCGATGTTAGGGAGTTACGACCGTGA
- a CDS encoding ABC transporter substrate-binding protein has translation MITRRTTLGLLASVLVPGTSRATPEPDFLRPYLRAQTLPVLSERIPKNPRRVNLAAMGRQPGKYGGTARMLIGSQKDIRLMTINGYSRLVGYDENLQFQPDILESFDVQEGRIFTFKIRDGHRWSNGSYLTSEDFRYTWEDVILDKDLRKGGVQRELLADGKPPVFEVLDELTVRYTWSAPNPDFLPGLAAASPIILLLPSAYMRHFHKKYQDEFRLSALMKQYRAKKWADLHIKMSRQYRPENPDLPTLDPWVNRTAPPAEQFVFERNPFFHRVDENGLQLPYIDRFLLNISSSEIIPAKTGAGESDLQSTGVDFSDYAFFKDSEKRYPVKVNLWKRTQGSRIALLPNLNCGDTVWRDLFWDVRVRRALSLAIDRHEINMVSFYGLGKESADTILPESPLFKPEYASAWASHDPGQANALLDQVGLVQRNSAGIRLLPDGREAQIVIETAGESTLETDVLELIKDHWMKIGFSLFIKTSQRDVFRSRAMGGDIMMSMWSGIENGVPTADMNPAQLAPSADDQLQWPVWGMHYLSIGQNGHAPELPEAAALVELLKEWRGTVDTAERTRIWHEMLAIYTQNVFSIGIVNATLQPVLHSSYLRNIPEKGLYGFDPTCYLGVYMPDTFWYSSEVS, from the coding sequence GTGATTACCCGCAGAACGACACTTGGACTGCTCGCCTCCGTGCTGGTACCCGGTACCAGCCGCGCCACACCGGAGCCTGATTTTCTCCGACCCTATCTGCGCGCGCAGACACTGCCGGTTCTCAGCGAGAGGATTCCGAAAAATCCGCGCCGCGTCAATCTCGCCGCCATGGGCCGGCAGCCCGGCAAATATGGCGGTACGGCCCGCATGCTGATCGGCAGCCAGAAGGACATCCGGCTGATGACGATCAACGGCTATTCCCGCCTGGTCGGCTACGACGAGAACCTGCAATTCCAACCGGATATCCTTGAAAGCTTCGATGTTCAGGAAGGTCGCATTTTCACGTTCAAGATACGTGACGGCCATCGTTGGTCGAACGGCAGCTACCTGACATCGGAGGACTTCCGCTACACGTGGGAAGATGTGATCCTCGACAAGGATCTGCGCAAGGGCGGCGTTCAGCGCGAGCTTCTCGCCGACGGAAAACCACCCGTGTTCGAGGTTCTCGATGAATTGACCGTCCGCTACACCTGGAGCGCGCCGAACCCGGACTTCCTGCCAGGTCTTGCAGCCGCATCCCCGATCATCCTGCTTCTGCCGTCTGCCTACATGCGGCATTTTCACAAGAAATATCAGGACGAATTCCGTCTGTCGGCGCTGATGAAACAATACCGCGCCAAGAAATGGGCCGATTTGCATATCAAGATGTCACGGCAATACCGCCCTGAAAATCCTGATCTGCCGACGCTCGATCCGTGGGTCAACAGAACTGCGCCGCCGGCAGAGCAATTCGTCTTCGAGCGCAATCCGTTCTTCCACCGGGTCGACGAAAACGGGCTGCAGTTGCCGTATATCGACCGTTTCCTGCTCAATATCAGCTCGTCCGAAATCATCCCGGCCAAAACGGGGGCGGGCGAGAGCGACCTTCAATCAACCGGCGTCGACTTCTCCGACTATGCGTTTTTCAAGGACTCGGAAAAACGCTACCCAGTCAAAGTCAATCTCTGGAAGAGAACGCAGGGCTCGCGCATCGCCCTGTTGCCCAACCTCAATTGCGGTGACACGGTGTGGCGTGATCTGTTCTGGGACGTGCGCGTGCGCCGCGCCCTTTCGCTCGCGATTGACCGGCACGAGATCAACATGGTCAGCTTCTATGGCCTCGGCAAGGAAAGCGCCGACACGATCCTTCCGGAAAGCCCGCTGTTCAAGCCCGAATATGCCTCGGCATGGGCCAGCCATGATCCGGGCCAGGCCAATGCCCTGCTAGACCAGGTTGGCCTTGTCCAGAGGAACAGCGCTGGCATTCGTCTCCTGCCGGATGGGCGCGAGGCGCAGATCGTCATCGAGACCGCTGGTGAAAGCACGCTCGAGACCGATGTTCTGGAACTGATCAAGGATCACTGGATGAAAATCGGCTTCTCGCTTTTCATCAAGACGTCGCAGCGCGACGTTTTCCGAAGCCGCGCGATGGGCGGCGACATCATGATGTCGATGTGGTCGGGCATCGAAAACGGAGTGCCGACGGCGGATATGAACCCGGCGCAGCTTGCTCCGAGCGCCGACGACCAACTGCAGTGGCCAGTCTGGGGCATGCACTATCTCTCCATCGGGCAAAACGGCCATGCGCCGGAATTGCCGGAAGCGGCAGCGCTCGTCGAACTTTTGAAGGAATGGCGCGGGACCGTCGATACCGCCGAAAGGACGCGCATCTGGCACGAAATGCTCGCTATTTACACTCAGAACGTATTTTCGATCGGCATCGTCAACGCCACGCTTCAGCCGGTGCTCCACTCCTCCTATCTGCGCAACATTCCCGAAAAGGGCCTCTACGGCTTCGATCCGACCTGTTATCTCGGGGTCTATATGCCGGATACGTTCTGGTACAGTAGCGAGGTTAGCTGA